Within Campylobacteraceae bacterium, the genomic segment AAGTATGGAATGAATTCTTATTTGGAATTGTTTTTACAGATTCAGATACACAACCTATTACGGTTGCTTTAAATAATTTAGTTAACTCAACATCTGCTGTTAAAATGTATAACATTGATATGGCAGCAGCACTTATAGCAGTAGCACCTACATTAATTGCTTATGTTGTTTCAGGGAAATATTTTGTAAAAGGATTAATGGCTGGGGCCATTAAATAAAAGAGGTAAAATGAAATCACTAATAATAAAAAATTTACATAAAAGTTATGATCAAACCGAAGTATTAAAAGGTATTGACATCGATTTAAAAGCAGGAGAATTTTTAGTTCTTGTAGGACCTAGTGGTTGCGGAAAATCAACTCTATTAGCAAGTATTGCTGGCTTTGAAGATATTAATCAAGGAACTATCTCTTTAGGAGAGAATGATTTGACTCAGCTTGAACCAAAAGACAGAGGACTTGCAATGGTATTTCAATCCTATGCTTTGTATCCTAATATGACAGTTAAAGAAAACATTGAATTTGGGTTGAAAATATCAAAATATTCAAAAGAAGAAATAAAAAATAGAATTAAAAAATCAGCTGATATTTTACATATTGAAGAATTGTTAAATAGAAAACCTGCACAATTATCAGGAGGTCAAAGACAAAGAGTTGCGATTGCAAGAGCAATTTCACGAGAACCGGATATGTATCTTTTTGATGAGCCCTTATCAAATCTTGATGCAGAGCTTAGAGTAAAAATGCGAGCAGAAATTAAAAAACTGCATAAAAGAGTTAAAAAAACAATTGTATATGTTACACATGATCAAGTTGAAGCTATGACTTTGGCTGATAAAATTGCCATTATGAACAAAGGAAGAATTCAACAATTTGATAGCCCATCTAATGTTTATGAAAACCCATGCAATCTTTTTACAGCTGGTTTTATAGGCTCTCCTTCTATGAATTT encodes:
- the ugpC gene encoding sn-glycerol-3-phosphate ABC transporter ATP-binding protein UgpC, coding for MKSLIIKNLHKSYDQTEVLKGIDIDLKAGEFLVLVGPSGCGKSTLLASIAGFEDINQGTISLGENDLTQLEPKDRGLAMVFQSYALYPNMTVKENIEFGLKISKYSKEEIKNRIKKSADILHIEELLNRKPAQLSGGQRQRVAIARAISREPDMYLFDEPLSNLDAELRVKMRAEIKKLHKRVKKTIVYVTHDQVEAMTLADKIAIMNKGRIQQFDSPSNVYENPCNLFTAGFIGSPSMNFIEVEIQKEDDKYFVNYINESGVDNIIYLDHKYEDLEKYLGKTVISGLRPEHIQNGFRDASVTNELQDLSAKIDFSELTGSDVFLHINLNNTEVVSRVSPSGSKKDGEDINLKVWAKKILFFDKETKNRIR